In the Streptomyces sp. f51 genome, one interval contains:
- a CDS encoding HNH endonuclease family protein produces the protein MLRLRGGAVAAALVVLVMGAGAGGCKKDALGSAGPQETAAGGGGAALSAADSLTVKGRAPKTGYTRERFGTAWADTDANRCDTRDDILKRDLEDVKFSDGKCRVSGGVLRPDPYGGQDVTFVRGRSLVDIDHLVALSDAWQTGAKYWDARKRIALANDPINLRAVGASANRSKGDGDTATWLPPNKAYRCTYVAAQVAVKKKYGLWVTGAEKAAMKKVLASCPGQKLPSGGNPTEAPARFHAK, from the coding sequence GTGCTGCGTCTGAGGGGTGGGGCGGTGGCCGCCGCGCTGGTGGTGCTCGTCATGGGTGCCGGAGCCGGCGGATGCAAGAAGGACGCCCTGGGTTCGGCGGGGCCGCAGGAGACCGCGGCCGGCGGTGGCGGCGCTGCGCTCAGCGCGGCGGACTCGCTGACCGTCAAGGGGCGCGCGCCCAAGACCGGGTACACCAGGGAGCGGTTCGGCACGGCCTGGGCCGACACCGACGCGAACCGGTGCGACACCCGCGACGACATCCTCAAGCGTGACCTGGAGGACGTGAAGTTCAGCGACGGCAAGTGCAGGGTCTCCGGCGGGGTCCTGCGGCCCGACCCGTACGGCGGCCAGGACGTCACGTTCGTCCGCGGGCGCAGCCTCGTCGACATCGACCACCTCGTGGCGCTCTCGGACGCCTGGCAGACGGGCGCCAAGTACTGGGACGCGCGCAAGCGGATAGCGCTGGCCAACGACCCAATCAACCTCCGCGCCGTCGGCGCGAGCGCCAACCGCAGCAAGGGCGACGGCGACACCGCGACCTGGCTCCCGCCGAACAAGGCGTACCGCTGCACGTATGTCGCGGCGCAGGTCGCCGTGAAGAAGAAGTACGGGCTGTGGGTCACCGGCGCCGAGAAGGCGGCCATGAAGAAGGTCCTGGCGAGCTGCCCCGGCCAGAAGCTCCCCTCGGGCGGCAACCCGACGGAGGCACCGGCGAGGTTCCACGCGAAGTGA